The following is a genomic window from Pyricularia oryzae 70-15 chromosome 5, whole genome shotgun sequence.
ATGGGAGAATACTGGGCCAGGCAGGCGGCTTCAGCCCCCAGCACGGCATCCTGGTCTGCGCCAACTCGATACGGGACCGCAAGCACCTTGAGGACACTTTGGCGCACGAGATGGTGCACGCATATGATCATTTGAGGTGGCAGGTGGACTTTGTCGGCGAGAAGGATCTGAGGCACGCTGCATGCACCGAGGTGAGATCAAAAACAAGCCCAAAACACGCTTCACAGCCTTCTTAATCTGTCGTCTCTGATGTCGATGCTAATATACCACTTTTGCAGATTCGTGCTTCAATGCTGAGTGGAGAGTGCAGGTGGACAAGAGAGGCCTTCGGCAGAGGCAACTGGACAGTTACACAACAATTCCAGAATTGCGTACGGTCCCGAGCTATCATGTCGGTCAGGGCGCGTGCCAGATGTAGGGACACAGAGCATGCCACCAAGGTTGTCAACCAAGTGTGGGACTCTTGTTTCTCAGACACCCGGCCATTTGATGAAATTTACAAATAACCAGCGAGAATTTCTTTGGATATTTTCTTTTACATTTTCCTGGAACTAACCGCTAAGGCTTTGGTTTATTGGATGGATGTGTCATACCAAAAGAGAAGGCATTCAGGTCCAGGCAGTAAGTGCTTTGTAATGC
Proteins encoded in this region:
- a CDS encoding metalloprotease ATP23; translated protein: MASPQDNTPSGATPKPQTHEETPDQVKLRINGGERLNIRKNNPAETGFDPATSKWVNYFKVLTGSMTKEGQFHYREHLYRTNEERDLRRCEEQRDWLFRYSPVVRYMRDQIRLLGGELDADNVVCRRCPSRLTADGRILGQAGGFSPQHGILVCANSIRDRKHLEDTLAHEMVHAYDHLRWQVDFVGEKDLRHAACTEIRASMLSGECRWTREAFGRGNWTVTQQFQNCVRSRAIMSVRARARCRDTEHATKVVNQVWDSCFSDTRPFDEIYK